From Micromonospora rifamycinica, a single genomic window includes:
- a CDS encoding serine/threonine-protein kinase, whose amino-acid sequence MRAEPIAGRYERVEEIGSGGMGRVWRGYDGVLDREVAIKLIHPAAVHTSEQAEELARRFRREARVTARIQHHGVPQVYDAVLDRPYDRLYLVMEYVRGTALRAFVDPRQPLPVTWAAAIVAQICTVLSHAHAIPVVHRDLKPENVLVTADGAVKLLDFGIAAILRTDVTRFTAAGSALGTHHYMPPEQIQNARITPQSDLYALGCVLHELLAGRPVFAGGSDFELWHQHVTEPPPPLRTLRADVPAAIEELVLDLLVKTPEDRPADAYGVYERLLPFLPLPGTAPPAAEAAPDAVPDPTLVYRRPNAPRRRPEPAAPTPRGAMSTAHPAAILRTGVREAIKAAVAQSDELLDDERFAQAAEVLDRVIGPASAALGAESPRVLALRSRRAAILVIGGDFRRALPEFDALAAAYARTAGPTGEDAVECLRQAAHCRAELGQATTALRQFRQVLRHVRVASGDASPTALDLRRSIGMLLLSEGKAAEAAAELQPLHDDLCVVYGPGHEETREVAEALARLRFTGGG is encoded by the coding sequence GTGCGGGCGGAGCCGATCGCCGGTCGGTACGAACGGGTCGAGGAGATCGGCTCCGGCGGCATGGGGCGGGTCTGGCGCGGCTACGACGGCGTCCTCGACCGCGAGGTCGCCATCAAACTCATCCACCCCGCCGCCGTCCACACCTCCGAGCAGGCCGAAGAGCTGGCCAGGCGGTTCCGCCGCGAGGCCCGCGTCACCGCACGCATCCAGCACCACGGCGTGCCCCAGGTGTACGACGCCGTCCTCGACCGGCCCTACGACCGGCTCTACCTGGTGATGGAGTACGTCCGCGGCACCGCCCTGCGGGCCTTCGTCGACCCGCGGCAGCCGCTACCGGTGACCTGGGCCGCCGCGATCGTCGCGCAGATCTGCACGGTGCTCTCCCACGCCCATGCCATCCCCGTCGTGCACCGTGACCTCAAACCCGAGAACGTCCTGGTCACCGCCGACGGGGCGGTCAAGCTTCTCGACTTCGGCATCGCCGCCATCCTGCGCACCGACGTCACCCGGTTCACGGCGGCCGGCAGCGCCCTCGGCACCCACCACTACATGCCGCCCGAGCAGATCCAGAACGCGCGGATCACCCCGCAGAGCGACCTGTACGCCCTCGGCTGTGTCCTGCACGAACTCCTCGCCGGGCGACCGGTCTTCGCCGGCGGCAGCGACTTCGAGCTGTGGCACCAGCACGTCACCGAGCCGCCCCCACCGCTGCGGACGCTCCGCGCCGACGTGCCCGCGGCGATCGAGGAGCTCGTCCTCGATCTGCTGGTCAAGACCCCCGAGGACCGGCCGGCGGACGCCTACGGGGTCTACGAGCGGCTGCTGCCCTTCCTGCCCCTGCCAGGGACGGCACCGCCCGCCGCCGAGGCTGCGCCCGACGCCGTGCCCGACCCGACGCTGGTGTACCGCCGGCCCAACGCGCCACGCCGCCGACCCGAGCCGGCGGCTCCCACGCCGCGCGGTGCGATGTCGACCGCCCACCCGGCGGCGATCCTGCGGACCGGCGTCCGAGAGGCGATCAAGGCGGCCGTCGCGCAGTCCGACGAGCTGCTGGACGACGAACGCTTCGCCCAGGCGGCGGAGGTACTCGATCGAGTGATCGGTCCCGCCAGCGCGGCGCTCGGTGCCGAAAGCCCCCGGGTGCTGGCGCTGCGCTCGCGACGAGCCGCCATCCTCGTCATCGGCGGGGACTTCCGGCGTGCGCTGCCGGAGTTCGACGCCCTCGCCGCCGCGTACGCCCGCACCGCCGGCCCCACCGGCGAGGACGCGGTGGAATGCCTCCGGCAGGCGGCCCACTGCCGGGCGGAGCTCGGCCAGGCCACCACGGCCCTGCGCCAGTTCCGGCAGGTGCTGCGGCACGTACGTGTCGCCTCGGGCGACGCCTCCCCCACCGCCCTCGACCTACGCCGCAGCATCGGCATGCTGCTGCTCTCCGAAGGGAAGGCCGCAGAGGCCGCGGCGGAGCTACAGCCGCTGCACGACGACCTCTGCGTCGTCTACGGACCGGGGCACGAGGAGACCCGGGAAGTCGCCGAGGCGCTCGCCCGGCTCCGGTTCACCGGCGGCGGGTAG